From Bombus vancouverensis nearcticus chromosome 15, iyBomVanc1_principal, whole genome shotgun sequence, the proteins below share one genomic window:
- the LOC117157233 gene encoding uncharacterized protein LOC117157233 isoform X2 — protein MRWIGYVATILWWSGIARSLSTLNRGYKITPKPCRVPGPESKEGTCMFVWECIKSEGTHVGVCVDTFMFGSCCVHNTTTNAITASNLQHHQHQYHQHASSSSSDPLRPTLAEALGNESTRPTLTSLSSFLVTDSSTARPSHHPSETPVSSGGSSRPHKPLSAGSARPLQKRPHAKPTSDHKDRIQTSAVPASSNFWEKGSQSTKRPGSSESWDKGSQSTKRPGSGSSVHWEKGSQSTRKPISSDLCEKGSQSTRRPGSSDLCEKGSQSTRRPGSSELSEKGSQNTRRPGSSELWEKGSQNSKRPGGVWEDSSQNTKKPGHHDSLNIQKTRPESGQHTNIKEKDTTHGSFQSHLQGFKDKVDTGHNTLVIRLPAKEHASSEGEGIRHNRPNNQRPSESRPDDSKTGDADLSVQESIHRPSVNSVDENESVKDPHPSLNFIHTERPQWATKPVSPKPTTDFSKPYFSIKTTTTSRPILMNDQPDTRPNFISKPNSPSTVTKTSTTVRPTYFSQQSTTSAAGSLPQTSHWHVTTEPVFVTKQRPLSSTKPMGSPETTKPLTSSSHFWSENSWTPPRPSLKPHWTDNPSLLQNGPEAFPPRPSFKPTEPHENTEFHKPLGAAHYITTSHFETSARPRPTKKTTTSTTTTTSTTTTTTSTTTTTTTTTTTTTPKPDTTVSTTEAVAKTGSVLTVSAATESKGMQCGVPPLFPRPETRIVGGKDAPFGRWPWQVSVRRTSFFGFSSTHRCGGAVLNENWIATAGHCVDDLLTSQIRIRVGEYDFSSVQERLPYVERGVAKKVVHPKYNFFTYEYDLALVRLESSLTFAPHISPICLPATDDLLIGENATVTGWGRLSEGGTLPSVLQEVSVPIVSNDRCKSMFLRAGRHEFIPDIFLCAGYESGGQDSCQGDSGGPLQVRGKDGRYFLAGIISWGIGCAEANLPGVCTRISKFVPWILKNVT, from the exons ATGCGGTGGATCGGTTACGTGGCCACAATTCTCTGGTGGTCGGGCATCGCCAGGTCCCTCAGTACGCTGAATCGAG GTTACAAAATCACCCCGAAACCCTGTCGAGTCCCCGGGCCAGAGTCCAAAGAAGGCACGTGCATGTTCGTGTGGGAGTGCATTAAATCAGAGGGCACGCACGTGGGCGTGTGCGTGGACACGTTCATGTTCGGCAGCTGTTGTGTGCACAATACGACAACGAACGCGATCACCGCGTCCAATCTTCAACACCACCAACATCAGTACCATCAACACGCTTCATCCTCCTCATCTGATCCATTGAGACCAACCCTAGCGGAGGCACTGGGCAACGAATCGACCAGGCCAACGTTGACCTCCCTCTCCAGCTTCCTCGTCACGGACTCGAGCACCGCTAGACCGAGTCACCATCCATCCGAGACGCCGGTGTCTTCCGGAGGGTCCAGCAGACCGCACAAACCGCTCTCGGCCGGTTCCGCTAGGCCGCTGCAAAAAAGACCGCACGCGAAACCCACGTCCGATCACAAGGACAGAATTCAAACTTCGGCGGTGCCTGCCTCGTCGAATTTCTGGGAGAAGGGCTCTCAGAGCACGAAGAGACCAGGTTCGTCAGAATCTTGGGACAAAGGGTCTCAGAGCACCAAGAGACCTGGATCTGGATCCTCGGTTCATTGGGAGAAAGGATCTCAAAGTACTAGGAAACCTATATCCTCGGATCTGTGCGAGAAAGGATCTCAAAGTACTAGAAGACCTGGATCCTCTGATCTGTGCGAGAAGGGATCTCAAAGTACTAGGAGACCTGGATCTTCCGAGCTTTCGGAAAAGGGATCTCAGAATACTAGGAGACCAGGATCTTCCGAGCTTTGGGAGAAAGGATCACAGAATTCGAAAAGACCTGGAGGTGTTTGGGAGGATAGTAGTCAGAATACGAAGAAACCTGGTCATCATGACTCCTTGAATATTCAGAAGACAAGACCGGAAAGTGGTCAGCATACAAATATCAAAGAGAAAGATACGACGCATGGAAGTTTTCAGAGTCATCTTCAGGGATTCAAGGATAAGGTGGACACTGGACACAATACATTGGTGATTAGATTACCGGCGAAAGAACATGCTTCCAGTGAAGGTGAAGGTATAAGGCACAATAGGCCTAACAACCAAAGACCGTCCGAGTCGAGACCGGATGATAGTAAGACCGGGGATGCTGATTTGAGCGTGCAAGAGTCGATACATAGACCCAGTGTTAATTCAGTCGATGAAAAT GAATCTGTCAAGGACCCTCATCCAAGTTTGAACTTCATTCATACGGAACGTCCACAATGGGCGACCAAACCAGTATCCCCGAAACCTACAACAGACTTCTCGAAACcatatttttcgataaaaacgACCACCACCTCTCGACCGATTCTGATGAACGATCAGCCAGATACCAGGCCGAATTTCATCTCAAAACCCAATAGTCCCAGCACGGTTACGAAAACCTCCACCACTGTCAGACCGACATATTTCAGTCAACAGTCCACTACCAG CGCAGCCGGATCCTTGCCACAGACCTCTCACTGGCATGTGACCACAGAGCCCGTGTTCGTCACGAAGCAAAGACCGTTGTCGTCCACAAAGCCGATGGGCTCACCCGAGACTACTAAACCTTTGACCAGCAGTTCGCATTTCTGGTCGGAAAACAGTTGGACGCCGCCGAGACCGTCCTTGAAACCGCACTGGACTGACAATCCTAGCCTTCTTCAGAACGGGCCCGAAGCATTTCCACCGCGGCCGAGTTTCAAACCGACCGAACCGCATGAA aaCACGGAGTTTCATAAACCGCTTGGCGCAGCACACTACATCACCACGTCTCACTTTGAGACTTCTGCTAGGCCTAGACCCACAAAGAAGACTACCACTTCTACGACAACTACCACTAGTACCACTACAACTACTACCAGtacgaccacgaccacgaccacCACGACCACCACGACCACTCCAAAACCTGACACGACAGTGTCTACGACCGAGGCAGTCGCGAAAACTGGATCGGTGTTAACCGTGTCTGCCGCGACTGAAAGCAAGGGTATGCAGTGCGGAGTACCGCCCCTGTTTCCAAGACCGGAGACCAGGATCGTTGGAGGCAAGGACGCACCGTTCGGTCGATGGCCTTGGCAAGTATCTGTTAGGCGTACTTCGTTCTTTGGCTTCTCCAGTACTCATCGATGCGGAGGAGCGGTGCTGAACGAGAACTGGATCGCGACTGCGGGACACTGTGTAGACGA CCTGCTGACCTCGCAGATCCGGATTAGAGTGGGCGAGTACGATTTTTCGTCTGTGCAAGAACGATTGCCTTACGTTGAGCGTGGAGTTGCGAAGAAGGTGGTGCACCCGAAGTACAACTTCTTCACTTACGAATACGATCTGGCGTTGGTTAGATTGGAAAGCTCATTGACGTTCGCGCCGCATATTTCGCCGATTTGCCTGCCAGCCACTGACGATCTTTTGATCGGCGAAAATGCAACTGTCACCGGCTGGGGAAGATTGAGCGAAGGTGGTACACTACCTTCTGTGTTGCAAGAG GTTTCCGTGCCCATAGTGAGTAATGATAGGTGTAAGTCAATGTTCCTGAGGGCTGGGAGACACGAGTTCATACCAGATATTTTCCTGTGCGCCGGATACGAGAGTGGAGGCCAAGATTCTTGTCAG GGTGATTCGGGTGGTCCTCTCCAAGTAAGAGGGAAAGACGGTCGGTACTTCCTCGCTGGCATCATATCCTGGGGAATTGGTTGCGCGGAGGCCAATCTGCCAGGCGTGTGTACCAGGATCTCCAAGTTCGTACCATGGATCCTGAAGAACGTCACTTGA
- the LOC117157233 gene encoding uncharacterized protein LOC117157233 isoform X1, with amino-acid sequence MRWIGYVATILWWSGIARSLSTLNRGHSYKITPKPCRVPGPESKEGTCMFVWECIKSEGTHVGVCVDTFMFGSCCVHNTTTNAITASNLQHHQHQYHQHASSSSSDPLRPTLAEALGNESTRPTLTSLSSFLVTDSSTARPSHHPSETPVSSGGSSRPHKPLSAGSARPLQKRPHAKPTSDHKDRIQTSAVPASSNFWEKGSQSTKRPGSSESWDKGSQSTKRPGSGSSVHWEKGSQSTRKPISSDLCEKGSQSTRRPGSSDLCEKGSQSTRRPGSSELSEKGSQNTRRPGSSELWEKGSQNSKRPGGVWEDSSQNTKKPGHHDSLNIQKTRPESGQHTNIKEKDTTHGSFQSHLQGFKDKVDTGHNTLVIRLPAKEHASSEGEGIRHNRPNNQRPSESRPDDSKTGDADLSVQESIHRPSVNSVDENESVKDPHPSLNFIHTERPQWATKPVSPKPTTDFSKPYFSIKTTTTSRPILMNDQPDTRPNFISKPNSPSTVTKTSTTVRPTYFSQQSTTSAAGSLPQTSHWHVTTEPVFVTKQRPLSSTKPMGSPETTKPLTSSSHFWSENSWTPPRPSLKPHWTDNPSLLQNGPEAFPPRPSFKPTEPHENTEFHKPLGAAHYITTSHFETSARPRPTKKTTTSTTTTTSTTTTTTSTTTTTTTTTTTTTPKPDTTVSTTEAVAKTGSVLTVSAATESKGMQCGVPPLFPRPETRIVGGKDAPFGRWPWQVSVRRTSFFGFSSTHRCGGAVLNENWIATAGHCVDDLLTSQIRIRVGEYDFSSVQERLPYVERGVAKKVVHPKYNFFTYEYDLALVRLESSLTFAPHISPICLPATDDLLIGENATVTGWGRLSEGGTLPSVLQEVSVPIVSNDRCKSMFLRAGRHEFIPDIFLCAGYESGGQDSCQGDSGGPLQVRGKDGRYFLAGIISWGIGCAEANLPGVCTRISKFVPWILKNVT; translated from the exons ATGCGGTGGATCGGTTACGTGGCCACAATTCTCTGGTGGTCGGGCATCGCCAGGTCCCTCAGTACGCTGAATCGAGGTCACA GTTACAAAATCACCCCGAAACCCTGTCGAGTCCCCGGGCCAGAGTCCAAAGAAGGCACGTGCATGTTCGTGTGGGAGTGCATTAAATCAGAGGGCACGCACGTGGGCGTGTGCGTGGACACGTTCATGTTCGGCAGCTGTTGTGTGCACAATACGACAACGAACGCGATCACCGCGTCCAATCTTCAACACCACCAACATCAGTACCATCAACACGCTTCATCCTCCTCATCTGATCCATTGAGACCAACCCTAGCGGAGGCACTGGGCAACGAATCGACCAGGCCAACGTTGACCTCCCTCTCCAGCTTCCTCGTCACGGACTCGAGCACCGCTAGACCGAGTCACCATCCATCCGAGACGCCGGTGTCTTCCGGAGGGTCCAGCAGACCGCACAAACCGCTCTCGGCCGGTTCCGCTAGGCCGCTGCAAAAAAGACCGCACGCGAAACCCACGTCCGATCACAAGGACAGAATTCAAACTTCGGCGGTGCCTGCCTCGTCGAATTTCTGGGAGAAGGGCTCTCAGAGCACGAAGAGACCAGGTTCGTCAGAATCTTGGGACAAAGGGTCTCAGAGCACCAAGAGACCTGGATCTGGATCCTCGGTTCATTGGGAGAAAGGATCTCAAAGTACTAGGAAACCTATATCCTCGGATCTGTGCGAGAAAGGATCTCAAAGTACTAGAAGACCTGGATCCTCTGATCTGTGCGAGAAGGGATCTCAAAGTACTAGGAGACCTGGATCTTCCGAGCTTTCGGAAAAGGGATCTCAGAATACTAGGAGACCAGGATCTTCCGAGCTTTGGGAGAAAGGATCACAGAATTCGAAAAGACCTGGAGGTGTTTGGGAGGATAGTAGTCAGAATACGAAGAAACCTGGTCATCATGACTCCTTGAATATTCAGAAGACAAGACCGGAAAGTGGTCAGCATACAAATATCAAAGAGAAAGATACGACGCATGGAAGTTTTCAGAGTCATCTTCAGGGATTCAAGGATAAGGTGGACACTGGACACAATACATTGGTGATTAGATTACCGGCGAAAGAACATGCTTCCAGTGAAGGTGAAGGTATAAGGCACAATAGGCCTAACAACCAAAGACCGTCCGAGTCGAGACCGGATGATAGTAAGACCGGGGATGCTGATTTGAGCGTGCAAGAGTCGATACATAGACCCAGTGTTAATTCAGTCGATGAAAAT GAATCTGTCAAGGACCCTCATCCAAGTTTGAACTTCATTCATACGGAACGTCCACAATGGGCGACCAAACCAGTATCCCCGAAACCTACAACAGACTTCTCGAAACcatatttttcgataaaaacgACCACCACCTCTCGACCGATTCTGATGAACGATCAGCCAGATACCAGGCCGAATTTCATCTCAAAACCCAATAGTCCCAGCACGGTTACGAAAACCTCCACCACTGTCAGACCGACATATTTCAGTCAACAGTCCACTACCAG CGCAGCCGGATCCTTGCCACAGACCTCTCACTGGCATGTGACCACAGAGCCCGTGTTCGTCACGAAGCAAAGACCGTTGTCGTCCACAAAGCCGATGGGCTCACCCGAGACTACTAAACCTTTGACCAGCAGTTCGCATTTCTGGTCGGAAAACAGTTGGACGCCGCCGAGACCGTCCTTGAAACCGCACTGGACTGACAATCCTAGCCTTCTTCAGAACGGGCCCGAAGCATTTCCACCGCGGCCGAGTTTCAAACCGACCGAACCGCATGAA aaCACGGAGTTTCATAAACCGCTTGGCGCAGCACACTACATCACCACGTCTCACTTTGAGACTTCTGCTAGGCCTAGACCCACAAAGAAGACTACCACTTCTACGACAACTACCACTAGTACCACTACAACTACTACCAGtacgaccacgaccacgaccacCACGACCACCACGACCACTCCAAAACCTGACACGACAGTGTCTACGACCGAGGCAGTCGCGAAAACTGGATCGGTGTTAACCGTGTCTGCCGCGACTGAAAGCAAGGGTATGCAGTGCGGAGTACCGCCCCTGTTTCCAAGACCGGAGACCAGGATCGTTGGAGGCAAGGACGCACCGTTCGGTCGATGGCCTTGGCAAGTATCTGTTAGGCGTACTTCGTTCTTTGGCTTCTCCAGTACTCATCGATGCGGAGGAGCGGTGCTGAACGAGAACTGGATCGCGACTGCGGGACACTGTGTAGACGA CCTGCTGACCTCGCAGATCCGGATTAGAGTGGGCGAGTACGATTTTTCGTCTGTGCAAGAACGATTGCCTTACGTTGAGCGTGGAGTTGCGAAGAAGGTGGTGCACCCGAAGTACAACTTCTTCACTTACGAATACGATCTGGCGTTGGTTAGATTGGAAAGCTCATTGACGTTCGCGCCGCATATTTCGCCGATTTGCCTGCCAGCCACTGACGATCTTTTGATCGGCGAAAATGCAACTGTCACCGGCTGGGGAAGATTGAGCGAAGGTGGTACACTACCTTCTGTGTTGCAAGAG GTTTCCGTGCCCATAGTGAGTAATGATAGGTGTAAGTCAATGTTCCTGAGGGCTGGGAGACACGAGTTCATACCAGATATTTTCCTGTGCGCCGGATACGAGAGTGGAGGCCAAGATTCTTGTCAG GGTGATTCGGGTGGTCCTCTCCAAGTAAGAGGGAAAGACGGTCGGTACTTCCTCGCTGGCATCATATCCTGGGGAATTGGTTGCGCGGAGGCCAATCTGCCAGGCGTGTGTACCAGGATCTCCAAGTTCGTACCATGGATCCTGAAGAACGTCACTTGA